cttggttactttccacaacgatggaagatgatgaagatcataatgattccaaagcctggtaagaaccacacagtcgcttcatcttacagaccaataagtctactctcatgcatttcgaaactattcgaaaaatgcctgctgatccgacttaatcaacatctgatataccacaatataatcccagcccaccaatttggatttcgcgaaagccacggaaccattgaacaggtgaatcgtattacaacggaaataagaactgcatttgaatatcgcgaatactgtacagcagtatttttagacgtatcccaagcattcgacaaagtctggctcgacggcctaatgtttaaaattaaaacatccctacccgaaagcacacacaaacttctaaagtcttacctctatgacagaaagtttgcagtgcggtgcaacactgccacttccactgttcatacaattgaggctggagtcccccaaggcagcgttcttgggccaaccttatacctcatctatacagccgacatccctacaaatagtcgcttaacggtatccacatttgccgacgatacagctatccttagccgttcaaggtcccctatccaagctacagcacagttggcactgtacctcatcgacattgagaagtggctctctgactggcgaataaaagtaaacgagcaaaaatgcaagcacgtgacgtttacgctaaacagacaagactgtcctccgctcttgttgaacagcataccactcccgaaagcagacgaggtaacgtacctaggagtacacctagacagaagactcacatggcgcaggcacattgaagccaaaaaaacccaacttaaactcaaagccaacaacttacactggctcatcaactctggttctccgctcagcctagatcacaaggtcttgctctacaattctatattgaaaccaatctggacctatggctcacagttatggggcaatgccagcaacagcaatattgacatcattcagcgagcacaatcaaagattctgagaaccatcactggggcaccgtggtacgttcggagtgaaaacatccaaagagacttaaatatcccatcagttaccaacgcaatcacggaacttaaggaaaaataccatagcaagcttcacacgcaccccaaccacctagcgcgaggtctaatccagctcagcagccgttcccgtctccggcgaaaggacctaccaacccagcgaataaattattagggccgtttaaacatagaacagttggaaaaataatacaactgttcaaaaaatacttgttatagttaagatttttaaacttattgttagttcttatacaagaagattcaataaataaaagcaaagtaaaataaaaaaaaaaaaaaaattgtttagaCAGCACGTTCGTAGCAGAGGCGAACTCAATCAGTTGgataaattgtaattaattttgaaacaacaacattaagCTTCACCTAAGATAATGATATCGCAATCCGCAAGACTTTATAATTTCTGTTGTAAAGCAATTATAGTTATATGGGACCATACAAATTGTCGCAAAACACTTGTCAACTGCTTTTGGATTTTGTTGATATAAGCTATTCGCTGGGCAATAATGAAAATCTCAACTTTTATTCCCAATTGTATAGAAGATGCAGTCACGTTGGCTTTGCGGGATCTTCGTGATCGTCCTGGCCCATTGGACACGGGCCAATCCAATTTTGAGCCATCCCAAAGTGGCCACCGAGTTCATCATCCTCCATAATAATGATATGCATGCCCGTTTCGATCAGACGAGCGTTAATAGCGGCACCTGCCCACCGGAGGATGTACATACGAATAAATGCTATGGAGGATTCGCCAGGGTGGCCCACGAGTGAGTTATCCATCCGCAGTATGGTATCCTTttatcaaatttgttttttagaGTTCGAAAGTATCGTAAGGAGGCTCAGGAGGGCGGTACCTCCGTATTGTACTTAAATGCTGGTGATACCTACACTGGAACCTCTTGGTTTACTATTTTCAAGGACAAAATCGCCAGTGCTTTCCTTAACAAATTGAAACCGGATGCTATAGTATATAATTTTGCCTTAATTTCGCTGACAAAATATCTTCAATGCTACATTATTTGTAGTCCTTGGGCAATCATGAGTTTGATGAGAGAGTAGAGGGTCTAATACCCTTCCTCAACGAGGTCACCTTTCCTGTACTCGCCTGTAATCTGGACCTAAGCAAGGTTCCCCAACTGAAGGCCACTTGGCACTTGGCTAACTCCGCCATTCTGGAGACCAATGGCACTAAGGTCGGTGTCATAGGTTATTTGACTCCAGATACCAAAAAACTTACTCTCAACATGGATGTGGAGTTCAACGAGGAGGTGGAGTCCATTAAGTGAGTGCAGGAAACATTTAAATCCATTGTacttaatttgaaaatattactCCAAAGTGTTGAAGCAAAAAAACTGAAGGCACAGGGCATCAAAATCATTATCGCTCTTGGCCACTCGGGTTATTTGAAGGATCTGGAGATAGCCAAGAACTGTCCGGAGGTGGATATTGTCATTGGTGGCCATACGAACACCTTTCTCTACACCGGTGCCCAGCCGGATGCGGAGCACATAGATGGACCGTATCCAACGATGGTCAAGCAGAACAGTGGCAAGGAGGTTCCCGTTGTGCAGGCCTATGCGTATACCAAATATTTGGGAAAACTGCATGTACAGGTAAGCACTTAAGTAAAAGCTTTATGAAAGGAATAAGCTGGTCATTAATCAACTACGTTACTTGTATATCCAGTTTGATGCCGATGGCAACCTCATCCAGTGGGATGGATCTCCCATCCTGCTCAATGCTTCAGTGGCTCAGGAGCAGGACCTTCTCGATCTATTGGAGGTCTTTCGTCCGAATGTCACCAGGCTGGAGAAGTCGGTCGTCGGGCACACCAAGGTTCATCTGGAGGGCAACAAGGCGGTTTGCCGGGCCGAGGAGTGCAACCTGGGCAATCTGATAGCCGATGCAATGGTGTTTAGTCGCCTGATGGAGGAGCAGGGCGGTGATTTCTGGACAGATGCTGCCATTTCTATAATGCAGGGCGGAGGTAAGTTGGACGCACATGCTCCGTTTGTTAGTGGAAAATAAGAAACACTTCTGTCCATTAGGCATTCGCAGCTCCATTGAAAAGCGATCGGATGGCGCCATCACCGACAACGATATCCTTTCCGTTCTGCCCTGGGGTAATAAGCTCTATATGGTGCCCATGACGGGTAGCACTATTCGTCGAGCCTTAGAGCATGGAGCTGCCCTGAGAGGCAAAGATTCGGACGGTGGCTTCCTGCAGGTGTCCGGAATCCGTGTGGTTTTCAATTCGAACAAGCCCGAGGGTCAGCGAGTGGTTTCCGTGCAGGTTCGATGTGCCGCCTGCCGAGTGCCCACCTATAGTGATCTGAATGATACTGCCATCTACAATGTCGTCCTGGGAGAGTTCCTGCTAGATGGTGGCGATGGACATGTAATGAGGGACTCAGCCCACCAACCACAGCGCCTGCAAAATAACGATCTCGAGGCGGTATCCCAATATCTGAACCAGCGTGACTATGTCTATCCCGAGATCGAGGGTCgtattattttcattaatgcATCCAGTACACTTATGGGCTCGGCAGCCCTGCTTCTTATCTCTTCCCTTctgataaaaattattgcttaaaataaacaaataatcgCGAGTGTATGCttaaaatgagcttcaaagTTGATGCGTCGATAATGCGATAATTTTGAATCTAGAAAAAGAACTTCTTCATCAATTGTGTTTGCCATTGCATAGTTTTAGGCTGACTTAAGTAGACACAAAActacaataataaaaatcgtATGTAAAtaggtttttggttttcattttatgaTTTCAACATTTGTATGTCCAAAAGAAGTGTTGTTAATAGAATAAAATCTATGTTCGTTATAATGTTTACCTCATTTCGGTATGAACTTTTAGCAAGAtactatatttttaataatatgttCTAAGCGGCTCGTTACCAgtataaaatgaaaagttaCATATTACATTACATCGTTATTAGTGTGACCAATTTCGACTAGTAGCTGGCGCGCTTtagtttaaattcaaattttgtgCGCAAATCTTGCgcttaacaaataaaaaatttaaattaacttcGGGATGAATTTTATGAGCAAGATAGctagaaaatttaaattgtgcaATCATTTATCAGTATTACCATGCCGTTGTCACAAAACTGATTATACTTAAATAATGcgcaaatattcattttttcaaCAAATTCAATATACAACTAACATTCCCTAAAAAACTGATACAAGTTTTTATTACGTTTGGCTAATGGATACAAGCCCAATCGTACATCCTAAAAGTAGGCATTCAAAAATGGCAGATCACAGTTTTCAAGTGCTTTTCGGTcacttttctttatttatttgtagtTTCTAGTAACGATGCATTCACTTACTCCACAATGGTGGTTTTTTCTCTCGCTGATCCTGTTCTTCCTGGACTGGATCAGTGGTTTCAAATTCACCCTCTTACACACGAATGACATGCACTCCAGGTTCGACCCCATTTCCGACACAGGTGGAAGGTGCAAGACTGTCGACGATGCAATGGGTATTTGCTTCGGGGGATTTGGACGAGTGGCGGAAGCGTAAGTATTCCTGACTTGGGAGTAATCCTAATGCTTACTaggtgaaaatatttatttcagaGTTTCAGCAGCAAGAAATACTGCAACTGATCCGGTTATTTACTTAAACGGTGGCGATTCCTTTCAAGGTACTTCCTGGTTTTCGGTTTATCGAGGAAAAATGGTGGCCCGAATGCTAAATTTTCTGGCTCCCGACGCCATGGTACTGATTGCccaattgtttataaaatcaatttgcaatgATCCCTTTGCAGGCCCTTGGAGTTCACGAACTTGACGATGGAACAGATGCCTTGGCCGAATTTCTAAATACCATTACTTTTCCAATGGTCAGCAGCAATATAAACCTGATAAATGAACCTAAACTTGCGGAAAACGCTAATCTAGTGACTTCCTTGGTTATCACAAAGGGTAATCGTAAGATCGGCATAGTGGGCTACATAAGACCGGATACCAAGGAGCGAACCCAACCAAGTAATGTGATATTTAAACGGGAGGTGCCCGCCATCAAGTAAACTAGATAGCGTTTACTGCATGTGCTAAATACTtcattttaacattttattgcaGTAAGGAAACAAAGAAACTTAAGGGTCAAGGCATCGATATCATCATTGCTTTGGGACATTCTGGCTACGAGAAAGATATGGAAATAGCCAAGCGGTGTCCGGACGTGGATATCGTCGTCGGTGGTCAGTCGCACACGTTTCTCTATTCGGGAAAGGCACCGAGTAAGGAAGTTTCGGAAGGTCCCTATCCCACAATAGTGGTAAAGCCCGATGGCAGGAAAGTGCCCGTTGTTCAGGCCTATGCTTATACGAAATATTTGGGAAATCTTTCCCTAGAAGTAGGATATAAAACCTCAAATGTATCATATAAATCGTATAAGTTTCCATTTTACAGTTCGACAATGGTGGAAATCTGCTTAGTTTCAAGGGTAGCCCCATTTTATTGAATAATCGTTTTCATCCCCGAAAAGATGTTCAAGATTTTCTTCAACTGTACCGCCAGGTGATCGATGATATGGAGCGCCATGTGGTGGGCACCACATCCGTTTATTTGAATGGCGATCGGAAGAGTTGTGGTTATAGTGAGTGCAATTTTGGAAACTTCATAGCCGATAGCTTTgtgtatgcgagagtagtgcaaACGATGGCGGATAGAAGTTCTTGGACAGATGCTTCCATTGGACTCATCAATGCGGGCGGTAAGTGATTGGATCTAGCTTCCATAGTACAACCATTGTAATTGGAAATAACTAGCTATTAGAGCCTCGATTGACCCTGGGGAGACGGGCGCCATTACGGAGGCTGATGTGGTCACAGTGCTACCCTTCAGCCAAGATCTCTATTACACCAGGATCAGTGGTAGTCAACTGATGAAGGCGCTGGAGCATTCAGCCCAAATGCGTAGCAAACACATGACCAGTGCCCATTTACAGGTTTCGGGTCTTCGGCTCAAGTTCAACCACAGTTTGCCCAAGGGCGAAAGGATCACGGAAATCCGTGCCCTGTGCTCCGATTGCCAGATTCCCCACTACGAGGCCGTTGATACGAATGGGTATTACGGTGTGGTAGTAACATCATTTCTATTGAATGGCGGCGAGGGCTACAGTTTCGTCGATCCAAAGCGACCGGAAGTGGAAAATATGACGATACTTGATCGCATGGCTGTCATCCAGTATCTGCAGGAGCACAAGGTTATCTATCCGGAACGGGAGGATCGCCAATATGTGCAGCATAAGCACATCGCCAACTCGGGCTACATGTCTCTTGAACCCAACTTAATACTCAGCTTTTTGTACTTTTGTCACCGATTTCTCGTTGTCTAGTCTTTCCACGTACGGATTGCGTCTCCATGGGGCATCATTATCATTAGTATTAGCTCTCTGTTTTTGTCTATTGCGCAATCGCTTAGAACACCGATTAGTGACTTAGTCTGTTGTGAACCTtttctatatgtatgtatgcaaaaATGAGCAAAGTTGTCTAAAGTTTAATTATATACATAGTACATCTAGATTAtacggtttgaattatttgagTTTAATATACTATTAATTGTTTGTattacctatatatatattatattatattattgataACGATCATAAGTCATAAGTCAATAGAGAAGCTAAAACTCTTACTCTGTCCGTATAAACCACAAAGTTCAAATTATGGAAATTTCTCTACTAAAAGCATGCTTTCTTTGactttttctttgttaattgttGTCATCAAACGTGATTCgctcaaataaaatattctaaGACCGAACCTAAACAAATGCTAGCTTTTAAGATGTTAAAGGCACATCGTGAGCTTCCCCAACTTTAATTCTGACTTTGACTGATCAGTGGAGTGGCTCAAGCATATTCATATTGCCAGGTGCTACCAGCATGATTCCTCTACTACTACTCCGGCTGCCCGTAATTGACTGCCAAATGAAGGCTACCACCAATcagcatttgtatctgtatctgtggcTCGGTCTTGGTTCTCTTCGGTCTGTAGTTCAGAGTCTCCGGGCTTCCGACCCTGTCTTTATTGCTGGCGGTTCTGGTCTCGTTCTCGGGTGTCTTCTGCTGGTGCTAAGCACTATTAAATTCCCCATGGTTAGGCTTTTCATGAGAAGTTCACGGCGCACCGACCCCGCCGACCTCTGCCCACATAATAGTCATCAAGCTCGTGTTAGCCGCCCCTGCATCGCTCCCTTGCCCCATTGATTCCCCCTGATCCTCCTCGGTATCCAGGCTGTGGCTCCAATGTCTGCTACTGTCGGCGTGTTCCAGCTTCAGATTtagctccatctccatctccggCTGCAACTGCAGCCCCAGAGTTCTGTCGTGAGAAGCACATACACATCATGGACGGGCACACACActgcatccacatccgcatccacatccatgtCCAACTCGATCGTAGGCGACACAAACACTATCTACTGTCGGCATTTCGCCAGGGAATTGcgtgcacagagaaaaaattgTTGTCcaattatacatatatcctaCAATTGGAACAAGAGTCGAATTTAAATTGAGAGAAATCTGTGGTCAAGATAAAATCTCGGTTTATATGCAAGATGAACTAAAATTTTCAACAACTATTTTATGCAACTAACCGAGTAGTATTCTCATAGTTTTTCTCACTGTTGGTGAAAAGGGTAAGAAGGGCGGGAAATGGGGGCGGGTCAGCGGGAGCTGGCATGTAATTATGTGGCCCCATATACCGCGTCCGTTTCTCGGACAGCGGTCAAGTGCAGAATCGGGCACTTTGGAGCGGCAACACGCTACAGTCGGCACCTGGTACTCGCCTATCAGTCATTCGGTTAGTCATGGCTCAGAGGGGTTCTTGAACCCGAGTGTATACCATACCATTGCTATTCCCATAGCTacatccacacccacaccagccacatccacattacatccacatccacacccGCATAAAGGTTGGCAGTGGCATTTCAATTTCGCAAATGAACCCCACTGCCCGTTCTAACTTGGCTATAATCTTGGCCGGGCCGATGTGTCTGCACATAAAAGTCTACTTCCGTCTTTCtttcatttctatttgattCCCTTCATTAAGAATGCTTCTTGGTTTCCTGCTTGGTTCCCGGCCTCTGTACTCCGTCATCTCCACCTCCTTCTCTTTAAGTTGGAACCGTTTAGGTCTAATGGCCGTATTAGCGACATGAGAATAGAAGATCGCGCGCCATTTGTTCGGGCATTACCGGCAATCCTAGTATACAGATACTGAGCATCTGTTCTATATCGAATTGAGACAtggttgtgttttttttatacattttatttttttttattttgtgtgtgtggaacTGGAAGCAGATCATGCATGGGTCAATGAGTTGCGCGACTCACAAATTAGTGAAAATCATTGGAGACCCCGCACCCGAAATCGCCAACAGATGTGATTTTCGTGTTGATGCGGTTAggttgccattgttgccaGTTATTCCTGTTGTTGTGCTGGTCGTGATTTTGTTGCCCGGTTCGCTAGAAACGTTGAATTGGCTTCACCTTTTGACATGGAATTTGAAATGACGTGAAGCAACAGCCGAAGGAAGAGCAGCTCCACCTCCATACCTCCTCCATGGACTCCTTCTGTGTCCCCAATTCAGCCTCCTCCACTTTGATTGCCAGTTAGCCATCGCAGCCATAGCAGTCATCCCAGTTGGAACCCCAACCCATCCTCCGGCAAATGCTCATTTGGTTTCGTTTCTCGTTTCGATTCAGCTTCATAGCTCTGCGATCGAAATTATTTACCGTTGATATGGTTATGGTCAAGGCGAACGGGCAAGAATCGGACAAAGCAGGCCAATTACGATTTCCTGGAGGTGGGAGGATCATTGGGTTACCTTGTTTCGCCCTCGATATAGACCAAAAAATATGATTCAAAAGTCATGGAGAAATTTATAATTGTGTGGGAAGTAACAAATCATGACCGAAAGGCATACATTTCTGAATCATGTCTTCATTTCTTTTCCCTAACTCTTGTTAAGCagtattcgtattcgtattcaTTTAAGAATGCAACTTAATCGAATCAAATTGAATGTAAATCTTGAGAAGCAAGCCAACTTGATTAAATCCGTAATATCTTCCTGATTTCCTGAGGTCATACCCGTCTTGAATGCTCCACCGTCTCTATAAAGTTGCAAACGAAAAGACCTGGCATTCATTTgtgaatattttaataagtttATTATAAATGCACATGAGTCATGGCAGAAAAAATAGAAGGAGGAATGGGATTCGGacatgaatttatttatgcatgaacggatcggatcggatgggTTGGGATGGTATGGAATGATCTAGGATCGGAACGGAACGGATCgtattggattggattggatgggATGGTATGGATTGGATGGCATGGGTCCTGATCGGTTTGCTGGTCATGTTCCTGTGATTTTGTGGGCTGGGCCCTCACGACAGTTGCCACGATGatgatgtgtgtgtgagtgtgtgcgatGTGACCTCCGATGCAAATGCTGATGACCTTCGTACCACcaaggacacacacacacacataagaACTCAGATACGTTGACTATCCGTTCAGAAAGATATTCTAATTAGAACGCAGGCAATTGGAAATTTGTGATGTCCGCCTCAAAAGAATATCTCAGCGTCATTTTTTAAGCCGCAGAAACCCGATTCACATTAATCCTTTGATCCCAAGCGGAAAAAGTGTGTATTAGTGTTTCATCTCTGCTTTTAAACTCCTTGTTGTTTAGCTCCACAGTGAGAAAATGAGCATGAGTTCTTAAATAAGTAGGCATATGGAACTTGTTTatgcattttatatattattctgCTTTATTCTCTGGCAATGCTAAAGGATATTAAGGTTAAGTAACATCGTATATGCATTTTTACACCCTTTTTAGCTATAAATCATATCAGATCCATTATCCATTTTTCTTTCTGTACACTTTAAGCTAGATGCCATGTCCATgtcgtcatcatcagcatcatcgCTAAACTTGACGCTAAAATGGATGTGGTGGATACACAGgagcaacacacacacacacacacacgcatacatcCTAACACACACTGTTGCACATGGCAGCAAGGGGGACGAGGGGTGTGGAACAGGAGAGGAAAGCCAAAGAGGCAA
The sequence above is drawn from the Drosophila melanogaster chromosome 2R genome and encodes:
- the CG30103 gene encoding uncharacterized protein, giving the protein MHSLTPQWWFFLSLILFFLDWISGFKFTLLHTNDMHSRFDPISDTGGRCKTVDDAMGICFGGFGRVAEAVSAARNTATDPVIYLNGGDSFQGTSWFSVYRGKMVARMLNFLAPDAMALGVHELDDGTDALAEFLNTITFPMVSSNINLINEPKLAENANLVTSLVITKGNRKIGIVGYIRPDTKERTQPSNVIFKREVPAINKETKKLKGQGIDIIIALGHSGYEKDMEIAKRCPDVDIVVGGQSHTFLYSGKAPSKEVSEGPYPTIVVKPDGRKVPVVQAYAYTKYLGNLSLEFDNGGNLLSFKGSPILLNNRFHPRKDVQDFLQLYRQVIDDMERHVVGTTSVYLNGDRKSCGYSECNFGNFIADSFVYARVVQTMADRSSWTDASIGLINAGAIRASIDPGETGAITEADVVTVLPFSQDLYYTRISGSQLMKALEHSAQMRSKHMTSAHLQVSGLRLKFNHSLPKGERITEIRALCSDCQIPHYEAVDTNGYYGVVVTSFLLNGGEGYSFVDPKRPEVENMTILDRMAVIQYLQEHKVIYPEREDRQYVQHKHIANSGYMSLEPNLILSFLYFCHRFLVV
- the NT5E-2 gene encoding Ecto-5'-nucleotidase 2, isoform B, whose product is MQSRWLCGIFVIVLAHWTRANPILSHPKVATEFIILHNNDMHARFDQTSVNSGTCPPEDVHTNKCYGGFARVAHEVRKYRKEAQEGGTSVLYLNAGDTYTGTSWFTIFKDKIASAFLNKLKPDAISLGNHEFDERVEGLIPFLNEVTFPVLACNLDLSKVPQLKATWHLANSAILETNGTKVGVIGYLTPDTKKLTLNMDVEFNEEVESINVEAKKLKAQGIKIIIALGHSGYLKDLEIAKNCPEVDIVIGGHTNTFLYTGAQPDAEHIDGPYPTMVKQNSGKEVPVVQAYAYTKYLGKLHVQFDADGNLIQWDGSPILLNASVAQEQDLLDLLEVFRPNVTRLEKSVVGHTKVHLEGNKAVCRAEECNLGNLIADAMVFSRLMEEQGGDFWTDAAISIMQGGGIRSSIEKRSDGAITDNDILSVLPWGNKLYMVPMTGSTIRRALEHGAALRGKDSDGGFLQVSGIRVVFNSNKPEGQRVVSVQVRCAACRVPTYSDLNDTAIYNVVLGEFLLDGGDGHVMRDSAHQPQRLQNNDLEAVSQYLNQRDYVYPEIEGRIIFINASSTLMGSAALLLISSLLIKIIA